One region of Mucilaginibacter gotjawali genomic DNA includes:
- a CDS encoding S9 family peptidase: MNRYLLTGCCFAAALRVSAQQGPVLTASDYAHAESFLSYNTEPLIDHGPVRPNWLPGDRFWFRDLNAKGSEFILVDPVKKTISGVFDQGKLAAALSTATGKSYSGFMLPFQTFSYSADNKAIIFRADGKLWKCDLQSYQVSPDTGKMSEAVAGFAAGRRVRGNQGTEIASPDGKKIAFLRDYNLWVRDAATKKETQLTTDGIKDFGYATDNAGWKMGDGPILLWSPDSKKIATFKQDQRDVSDMYLVTTNVGKPTLKAWKYPLPGDKNIATIQRVIIDADNAKVINIQVPPDAHRATLSDDIASSGTFDDVNWSDDATQLAFVSTSRDHKDEKFRIADANSGAVREIFEETVPTQYESGWGTINWKYLQKTNEIIWFSERDNWGHLYLYDALTGKLKNQVTKGNFVVTSLVKVDEKNRVLYFMADGKEAENPYFSQLYKIGFDGKHLSCLTPEDGNHEITLSPSKNYFVDNFSKPDVPPVTVFRDMNGKLLVNVEKTNISRLQAAGWKPATPITLKAHDGTTDIYGLMFSPANLDPNKKYPIIDYIYPGPQGGSVGSWSFAASRGDNQALAELGFIVVAIEGTSNPLRSKSFHDMSYGNMAENTLPDQIAGIRQLAQKYSYMDTTRVGIWGHSGGGFATAAAMFRYPDFFKVGISESGNHDNRNYEDDWGERYDGLAANSNYDAQANENYAKNLKGKLMLAHGLMDNNVPPQNTLLVVEALEKANKDYDLVIFPNSAHGYGGFSPYMMRRRWDYFVKNLAGGETPKEYEIKIKPDPRNSK; encoded by the coding sequence ATGAATAGATATTTACTTACAGGCTGCTGTTTTGCGGCAGCATTGCGTGTTTCTGCCCAGCAGGGCCCGGTTTTAACTGCGAGCGATTACGCCCATGCCGAAAGCTTTTTAAGTTATAATACCGAACCGCTTATTGACCATGGGCCGGTACGCCCTAACTGGCTACCCGGCGACAGGTTCTGGTTCCGCGACCTCAATGCGAAGGGAAGTGAGTTTATTTTGGTAGATCCGGTAAAAAAAACCATTTCGGGCGTTTTTGACCAGGGGAAATTAGCAGCCGCCCTATCCACAGCAACCGGCAAATCATACAGCGGCTTTATGTTGCCTTTTCAAACTTTCAGTTATTCCGCTGATAATAAAGCAATCATTTTCAGGGCCGATGGCAAACTATGGAAATGCGATTTACAAAGCTACCAGGTAAGCCCCGACACAGGAAAGATGAGTGAAGCTGTTGCAGGCTTTGCTGCAGGCCGGCGCGTAAGGGGAAACCAGGGCACAGAGATCGCTTCTCCCGACGGAAAAAAAATAGCTTTTTTGCGCGACTATAACTTATGGGTACGTGATGCAGCCACCAAAAAGGAAACCCAGCTTACTACCGATGGCATTAAAGATTTTGGCTATGCTACCGATAATGCCGGCTGGAAAATGGGCGACGGGCCTATCCTGCTATGGTCGCCCGATTCAAAAAAAATAGCAACGTTTAAACAGGATCAGCGCGACGTAAGCGATATGTACCTGGTGACCACCAACGTGGGTAAACCTACCCTAAAAGCATGGAAATACCCGCTTCCGGGCGATAAAAATATCGCTACTATTCAACGGGTGATCATCGATGCTGACAATGCAAAGGTGATCAATATCCAGGTTCCGCCCGATGCGCACAGGGCCACCTTGAGTGATGATATTGCCAGCAGCGGAACCTTTGATGATGTAAACTGGAGCGACGATGCCACACAACTGGCCTTTGTTTCAACCAGCCGCGACCATAAGGACGAAAAATTCCGAATTGCTGATGCCAACAGCGGCGCTGTGCGTGAAATTTTTGAAGAAACCGTACCAACCCAATATGAATCGGGCTGGGGAACCATTAACTGGAAGTACCTGCAAAAAACAAATGAGATCATCTGGTTCTCTGAAAGGGATAACTGGGGACATCTTTATTTATATGATGCGCTTACCGGCAAATTAAAAAACCAGGTTACAAAAGGCAATTTTGTGGTAACCAGCCTGGTAAAAGTTGATGAGAAAAACCGGGTATTATATTTTATGGCAGATGGCAAAGAGGCGGAAAATCCTTATTTCAGCCAGTTATATAAAATCGGGTTTGACGGCAAACACCTCAGCTGCCTTACACCCGAAGATGGAAATCATGAGATCACCTTATCCCCCTCAAAAAACTATTTCGTCGACAATTTTTCAAAACCCGATGTCCCGCCGGTGACGGTTTTCAGGGATATGAATGGCAAATTGCTGGTTAATGTGGAGAAAACCAATATTTCACGCTTGCAGGCCGCCGGCTGGAAACCGGCTACCCCCATCACATTAAAGGCGCATGACGGTACAACCGATATTTATGGCCTTATGTTTTCTCCTGCCAACCTCGACCCAAACAAAAAATACCCGATTATTGATTATATCTATCCGGGTCCACAGGGCGGCAGTGTTGGCAGTTGGTCATTTGCGGCATCAAGAGGCGACAACCAGGCTTTGGCTGAATTGGGTTTTATTGTGGTGGCAATTGAAGGCACGAGCAATCCCCTGCGTTCAAAAAGCTTCCATGATATGAGCTATGGCAATATGGCCGAAAATACACTTCCTGATCAAATAGCCGGGATCAGGCAACTGGCTCAAAAATATAGCTATATGGATACCACGCGCGTGGGTATCTGGGGGCATTCAGGCGGTGGCTTCGCAACTGCTGCGGCGATGTTCCGCTACCCTGATTTCTTTAAAGTGGGTATTTCCGAATCGGGCAATCATGACAACCGTAATTATGAGGACGACTGGGGCGAACGCTACGATGGATTAGCTGCAAACTCAAATTATGATGCGCAGGCAAATGAAAATTATGCTAAAAACCTAAAAGGGAAACTAATGCTTGCACATGGTTTAATGGATAATAACGTTCCGCCGCAGAACACCTTGTTGGTTGTTGAAGCGCTTGAGAAAGCCAACAAGGATTATGACCTGGTGATCTTCCCCAACAGTGCGCATGGCTACGGCGGTTTTTCTCCTTATATGATGCGACGTCGCTGGGATTATTTTGTAAAGAATCTGGCTGGTGGGGAAACGCCAAAAGAATATGAAATTAAAATAAAACCCGACCCCAGGAACAGCAAATAA
- a CDS encoding OmpA/MotB family protein gives MKLKFLLPLVLLAAAISQGCVSNKKYAELQTNYNRSLDTNSKLKQSWQTTQQELAVSRTQVESLQQQIDQAKANAAGLQDALNKCLAGSNQGNVNIAKLADQITASDKYIQHLVNLKNKSDSLNQILTTNLTRSLTSDEMRDVNVKVLKGVVYISLSDNMLYKSGSYQISDKAGATLGKIAKIINDYATYDVLIEGNTDNVPIAQTNIRNNWDLSALRASSVVQALQNTYNVDPKRLTAGGRGEYNPVADNSSDMGKSQNRRTEIIITPKLDQFMTLIGKPAPTSGQ, from the coding sequence ATGAAACTTAAATTTTTGTTACCACTGGTATTGCTTGCAGCAGCAATTAGCCAGGGATGCGTAAGCAATAAAAAGTATGCTGAATTACAAACAAATTACAATCGCTCGTTGGATACCAACAGCAAATTAAAACAAAGCTGGCAAACTACGCAGCAGGAGCTTGCGGTTTCAAGAACCCAGGTGGAAAGCTTGCAGCAGCAAATTGACCAGGCAAAAGCCAACGCGGCAGGTTTACAGGATGCGTTAAATAAATGTTTGGCAGGAAGTAACCAGGGTAATGTAAACATCGCTAAACTTGCTGACCAGATTACCGCTTCTGATAAATACATCCAGCACCTTGTTAACCTCAAAAATAAAAGTGATTCGCTTAACCAGATCCTGACTACGAATCTTACCCGCTCATTAACTTCAGATGAAATGAGGGACGTCAACGTTAAAGTATTGAAAGGAGTTGTGTATATATCCCTTTCAGATAATATGCTCTATAAATCAGGTAGTTACCAAATATCAGATAAGGCTGGGGCAACGCTCGGTAAAATCGCCAAGATCATTAATGATTATGCTACTTATGATGTGCTGATTGAAGGTAATACCGACAATGTACCGATAGCACAAACCAATATCCGCAACAACTGGGATTTGAGTGCACTGCGGGCGTCTTCGGTAGTGCAGGCACTGCAAAACACCTACAATGTTGATCCCAAACGTTTAACAGCGGGCGGACGAGGCGAATATAACCCAGTGGCTGACAATAGCAGCGACATGGGTAAATCGCAAAATCGCCGCACCGAGATTATTATTACGCCCAAATTAGACCAGTTTATGACCCTTATAGGCAAACCCGCGCCAACCAGCGGACAATAA
- a CDS encoding tetratricopeptide repeat-containing hybrid sensor histidine kinase/response regulator yields the protein MNSTFTMAPEIEESRLPIISLLNEAYACRTNNLKRSIEYAQKALSMSRHLTDTGLMAQSLSRLSLFSMIMGEYDNALRLAQAAIKHFAELNDERGIADAKYNIAGVHYKTNNFHLGLANLVDCITIYRKFNDHHNLSRAHKSLGTIYEYFGDEKNAVSAYEEAIRAGRKAGDLNLESNAYNNLSGIYIKRNNIEKAAVLIERAIDIKRKTGDIRGLAFSLYGRGKVNMARKNYQQAEVDFKAAMDIHLDMGETLGQGMAFHKLAHLYLQTGHLQKAKEVLTKGLDFSTTHNIVMVKYKCCFLFYQLFKLECDPVNALHYLELYHKEKDSVINTQTLKIIENYELITQMANNEKEVQLEKAEIIKKKDIAEQTARVKQDFLSTMSHEIRTPLNAVITIASLLGDKVKNEQKELVDTLKFSSNNLLLIINDFLDFTKLDAGKAQLELRQADLKKLLGNIKNTYMGLAVEKGNQLLLNIDQEVCDHYELDETKASQIIGNLVTNAIKFTERGLITISVKKLSTDGCFDHLLFEVSDNGTGIESQHLENIFDSFFQPQTITTRKQGGTGLGLAIVKKLVELHGGTIHVSSQTGKGSVFYFDLKLTRATAPIKAIEKRLDLLAGKTVLLAEDNMINAMLIRKLLSNWKMNSEHAKNGVEAVEKSKLKVYDFVLMDIHMPEMDGYEASWNIQQKGNVNSNTPIFALTADVTAETKEEHVSLFNSFLHKPIEIDKMQEAFIKYTGGQERRAASSFPK from the coding sequence ATGAATTCAACTTTTACTATGGCGCCTGAAATTGAGGAAAGCAGGTTACCAATTATATCACTCCTCAACGAGGCTTATGCCTGCCGCACCAATAATTTAAAGCGAAGTATTGAATATGCGCAAAAAGCGCTTTCAATGAGCCGCCATTTAACAGACACAGGGCTTATGGCACAAAGCCTCAGCCGTTTGTCACTTTTCTCAATGATTATGGGTGAATATGATAACGCCCTGCGCTTGGCCCAGGCGGCGATTAAACATTTTGCGGAACTAAATGATGAAAGAGGCATAGCCGATGCAAAATATAATATTGCAGGGGTGCATTATAAAACCAATAATTTTCATTTGGGGCTGGCTAACCTGGTAGATTGTATCACCATATACAGAAAATTTAATGATCATCACAACCTGTCAAGGGCACACAAGTCGCTTGGTACGATTTATGAATATTTTGGTGACGAAAAAAACGCAGTTAGCGCTTACGAAGAAGCTATAAGAGCGGGCCGGAAAGCCGGTGATTTAAACCTGGAATCAAATGCCTACAATAATCTTTCGGGAATTTATATTAAACGCAACAATATTGAAAAAGCAGCTGTCCTTATTGAACGCGCCATCGATATAAAAAGAAAAACAGGCGATATCAGGGGCCTGGCTTTTAGTTTGTATGGCAGGGGAAAAGTTAACATGGCCCGAAAAAATTATCAACAGGCCGAAGTTGATTTTAAAGCGGCAATGGATATCCACCTGGACATGGGCGAGACACTTGGGCAGGGAATGGCCTTTCATAAACTCGCTCATCTTTACCTTCAAACGGGGCATTTACAAAAAGCTAAAGAAGTTTTAACCAAAGGGCTTGATTTCAGCACAACCCATAACATCGTAATGGTAAAATACAAATGCTGTTTTTTGTTCTACCAGTTATTTAAATTGGAGTGCGACCCGGTGAACGCCCTTCATTACCTGGAGCTTTACCATAAAGAAAAAGACAGCGTAATTAATACCCAAACCCTAAAGATCATTGAAAACTACGAGCTGATAACTCAAATGGCTAACAATGAAAAGGAAGTGCAGCTTGAAAAAGCAGAGATCATTAAGAAAAAAGATATTGCTGAACAAACAGCGCGTGTAAAACAGGATTTCCTGTCGACCATGAGCCACGAGATCAGGACGCCATTAAACGCGGTAATTACAATTGCCTCGTTATTAGGCGACAAAGTAAAAAACGAACAAAAAGAACTTGTTGATACCCTTAAATTTTCATCCAACAATTTACTGCTGATCATCAATGATTTCCTTGATTTTACCAAACTGGATGCCGGCAAGGCACAACTAGAATTGCGACAGGCAGATTTGAAAAAACTGTTGGGAAACATAAAAAACACTTACATGGGGTTGGCCGTTGAAAAAGGAAATCAATTGCTCCTGAACATAGATCAGGAGGTTTGTGATCATTACGAACTGGATGAAACCAAAGCCTCCCAAATAATAGGAAACCTGGTAACCAATGCCATCAAATTTACTGAACGCGGATTGATAACCATCTCGGTTAAAAAGTTAAGTACTGACGGTTGCTTTGATCACTTACTTTTTGAGGTTAGCGACAACGGAACAGGGATTGAAAGCCAACACCTGGAGAATATTTTTGATAGCTTTTTTCAACCCCAAACCATTACCACCCGCAAACAAGGGGGCACAGGGCTTGGACTGGCAATTGTTAAAAAACTGGTAGAATTACACGGCGGCACCATACATGTAAGCAGCCAAACCGGCAAAGGATCTGTTTTTTATTTTGATCTGAAATTAACAAGGGCTACTGCCCCAATAAAAGCAATTGAAAAACGGCTCGATTTATTAGCCGGAAAAACTGTTTTGCTTGCTGAAGACAATATGATCAACGCTATGCTGATCCGGAAGTTACTTTCAAACTGGAAAATGAACTCGGAGCATGCCAAAAATGGCGTAGAAGCAGTTGAAAAATCTAAACTAAAGGTGTATGATTTTGTTTTAATGGATATACACATGCCCGAAATGGATGGATATGAAGCAAGCTGGAATATTCAACAAAAAGGGAACGTGAACAGTAACACCCCAATATTTGCTTTAACCGCTGACGTTACCGCCGAAACAAAAGAGGAACACGTTAGCCTGTTCAATAGTTTTTTACACAAGCCTATTGAAATTGATAAAATGCAGGAAGCGTTTATAAAATATACAGGAGGGCAGGAAAGACGTGCGGCCTCCTCATTTCCAAAATGA
- a CDS encoding oxidoreductase — protein MSKVWFITGSSRGLGRSLTEAVLAGGDSVAATARNPEQLKDLLEKYPEQVYPLQLDVTSKAQILAAVENTVMKFGRIDVLVNNAGFGIIGATEAYTDEQVRSQLETNLYAPIAITRAVLPYMRKQRSGRILQISSVGGRVGNAGLTIYQAAKFGLGGFSEALAKEVAPLGIKVTSVEPGGFRTDWVTTSAMYDVPEVEGYETTVGVRRELFTGGKFMPMGDPDKAAQAMIALVQDPEPPVHLVLGSEAIGMIKQANALRNEEMEKWMPVSFSTNAGDAEDLTKTEMGKSFFGAKK, from the coding sequence ATGTCGAAAGTTTGGTTTATAACAGGCAGCTCCCGAGGATTGGGACGCAGCCTTACTGAAGCGGTTCTGGCCGGTGGTGATAGCGTTGCTGCAACAGCGCGCAACCCTGAACAATTAAAAGATTTACTGGAAAAATACCCGGAGCAGGTTTATCCTTTGCAACTGGATGTGACAAGTAAGGCGCAAATATTAGCCGCAGTTGAAAATACGGTCATGAAATTCGGCAGGATAGATGTGCTGGTGAATAATGCCGGCTTTGGCATCATTGGCGCCACCGAAGCTTATACTGACGAACAGGTGCGCAGCCAGTTGGAAACGAACTTATATGCCCCGATAGCGATTACCCGCGCGGTATTGCCTTATATGCGCAAACAACGCTCCGGGCGCATTTTGCAGATCAGTTCTGTCGGCGGCCGGGTTGGTAATGCGGGCTTGACCATATACCAGGCAGCTAAATTTGGCCTGGGTGGTTTTAGCGAGGCACTGGCTAAGGAAGTGGCCCCGCTGGGGATTAAAGTTACCAGTGTTGAACCAGGCGGTTTCCGTACAGATTGGGTGACGACTTCCGCTATGTATGACGTGCCCGAGGTTGAAGGTTATGAAACAACAGTAGGCGTGCGCAGAGAGTTGTTTACCGGCGGTAAATTTATGCCGATGGGCGACCCGGATAAGGCTGCGCAGGCAATGATAGCATTGGTGCAGGACCCTGAGCCACCCGTACACCTGGTATTGGGAAGCGAAGCTATCGGGATGATCAAACAGGCGAACGCCTTAAGAAATGAAGAAATGGAAAAATGGATGCCGGTAAGTTTTTCGACAAATGCCGGTGATGCAGAAGATTTGACCAAAACTGAAATGGGGAAATCATTTTTTGGGGCGAAAAAATAA
- a CDS encoding DUF4249 domain-containing protein produces the protein MVKFRSTCFLILASLFCCKKPYNPPASSTANSYLVVEGVINPGSDSTIIKLSKTVTLNAGITLNPITGATVTVENNQGNTWPLIDDGNGSYFSTALNLPASQQYRLRISIASGSQYLSDFESVKITPPIDSIGYLVENDGLQLYINAHDPSNSTHYYRWDYDETWIFHAKYLSVSRLDTIKHTIEYRTPDQMVYYCFGNQKSSNIILNSTTKLSQDVVYQSPLTKIPLTSEKLESKYSILVKQYALSPKAYAFYQNLKKNTEQLGSIFDAEPSQLVGNIHCTTNSGEPVIGYITVASIQSKRIFIANSSLPKGISATYPYDCEEDTAYYANKQGFNDVQNTLINPPYSYEATTPVSAPGGGIIAYKYSTPVCMDCTLRGTTKVPSFWK, from the coding sequence ATGGTTAAATTTCGCAGCACATGCTTCCTGATTTTAGCGTCGTTGTTTTGTTGTAAGAAACCATACAATCCTCCGGCTTCGTCTACAGCAAACAGCTACCTTGTCGTGGAGGGCGTGATCAACCCGGGCAGCGATTCTACCATTATCAAATTAAGTAAAACAGTTACCCTTAATGCTGGCATTACCTTAAACCCAATAACCGGTGCAACTGTTACAGTGGAAAACAACCAAGGCAATACCTGGCCCCTTATTGATGATGGCAATGGGAGTTATTTTTCTACAGCGCTAAACCTGCCAGCTTCACAACAATACAGGTTACGAATAAGCATAGCCAGCGGGAGCCAGTATTTATCGGATTTTGAAAGTGTGAAAATAACCCCGCCGATAGACAGCATAGGTTATTTAGTTGAAAATGACGGGCTGCAGCTGTATATAAATGCCCATGATCCTTCCAATAGTACACATTATTACCGCTGGGATTATGATGAAACCTGGATCTTCCATGCAAAATATCTGTCGGTGAGCAGGCTTGATACGATTAAGCACACCATTGAATACCGTACGCCCGATCAAATGGTTTATTATTGTTTCGGTAACCAGAAGTCGTCGAACATTATTCTGAATTCCACTACAAAACTGAGCCAGGATGTGGTATATCAAAGTCCACTGACTAAAATTCCGCTAACTTCTGAAAAATTGGAATCTAAATATTCCATATTGGTAAAGCAGTATGCATTATCACCAAAAGCATATGCCTTTTATCAAAACCTGAAAAAAAACACGGAGCAACTGGGGAGTATTTTTGATGCAGAGCCCTCGCAGCTTGTGGGCAACATACATTGTACTACCAATTCCGGTGAACCGGTGATCGGTTATATAACGGTAGCAAGTATTCAATCAAAAAGGATATTCATAGCAAACTCATCATTGCCAAAGGGAATATCCGCCACTTATCCCTATGACTGTGAGGAGGATACTGCCTATTATGCAAATAAGCAAGGCTTTAACGATGTACAGAATACGCTGATCAACCCACCTTATTCATACGAGGCTACAACGCCCGTAAGTGCGCCCGGTGGAGGGATTATTGCCTATAAGTACAGTACGCCGGTTTGCATGGATTGTACTTTACGGGGTACAACTAAGGTGCCGTCATTTTGGAAATGA
- a CDS encoding D-alanine--D-alanine ligase, translating into MITKNIALIAGGFTGEYEVSINSAKNIAANLNPGKYKVYTILINRDRWFYEDGNMGSDIDKNDFSLELKGEKVKFDFAFITIHGTPGEDGKLQGYFDMLGIPYNTCDATTSAITMNKAYTKAIVEGIHGLHTARSLRLFQRDMHDVAIVAASLHFPLFIKPNNGGSSVGMSKVYNVAGLPEALQKAFHEDDQILVEEFIKGREFSIGVARLNGKITVLPATEIISSKDFFDYEAKYSPGVTEEITPANLPAEKIDQIAGIVTEVYLRLNCKGMVRIDFILLESTEDFYFIEVNTTPGQSAASLIPQQVRAAGMDLMEFYGELVEGAIRH; encoded by the coding sequence ATGATAACGAAAAACATTGCCCTTATAGCCGGAGGTTTTACCGGCGAATATGAAGTTTCTATCAACAGTGCAAAAAATATTGCGGCTAACTTAAATCCCGGTAAGTATAAGGTTTATACTATTTTGATTAACCGCGACCGTTGGTTTTATGAGGATGGCAACATGGGCAGCGATATTGATAAAAATGATTTTAGCCTGGAGCTGAAAGGGGAGAAGGTGAAATTTGATTTCGCGTTTATTACCATCCATGGCACGCCCGGCGAGGATGGTAAATTACAGGGGTATTTTGATATGCTGGGGATCCCTTATAATACCTGCGATGCCACTACCTCGGCTATCACCATGAATAAGGCATATACCAAAGCCATTGTTGAGGGTATCCATGGTTTACATACTGCGCGTTCCCTGCGGCTTTTTCAGCGCGATATGCATGATGTGGCTATAGTAGCGGCATCTCTTCATTTCCCTTTATTTATCAAACCCAACAATGGGGGCAGCAGTGTTGGGATGAGCAAGGTTTATAATGTAGCCGGGTTGCCCGAAGCTTTGCAAAAAGCATTTCATGAAGATGACCAGATCCTGGTGGAGGAGTTTATCAAAGGCCGCGAATTTAGCATAGGCGTAGCCAGGTTAAATGGAAAGATTACGGTTTTGCCGGCTACGGAGATCATCAGTTCAAAGGACTTTTTTGATTATGAGGCCAAATATTCGCCGGGCGTTACTGAAGAGATCACCCCGGCAAATCTGCCTGCTGAAAAAATCGATCAGATTGCCGGGATAGTTACCGAAGTTTATCTCAGGCTGAATTGTAAAGGAATGGTGCGGATAGATTTTATTTTATTGGAAAGCACTGAGGATTTTTATTTTATAGAAGTGAATACCACACCTGGTCAATCTGCAGCCAGCCTGATTCCGCAGCAAGTGCGGGCTGCCGGGATGGACCTGATGGAATTTTATGGGGAACTTGTGGAGGGGGCCATACGTCATTAA
- a CDS encoding PASTA domain-containing protein, with protein MNKFWIYLKTKQFRNTLLLIVGSVFALVLIMFFSLGAYTRHGTGVPVPHLKGMDVDKAIQLLKDQGFDYKIDSVYVLDKPPGAVIEQDPDPGTNVKENRTIYLTVVTRLAPPVAMPDLTPYTYREAVATLANYGLKVGDTTYKSDIARDRVLEMRFAGQPLLPNSKIPKGSRIDLVLGNGAGASQVDIPELVNLALDEGKFAIRHSGLTLGTITYQGPITDSANLVIVAQSPMKTDSISKTANGTPVNLTVTQGKKSDAQPN; from the coding sequence ATGAATAAATTCTGGATTTATTTAAAAACAAAGCAGTTTCGCAATACCCTGCTGCTCATAGTCGGTTCTGTTTTTGCATTGGTGCTCATAATGTTTTTCAGCCTGGGCGCTTATACGCGCCACGGCACCGGCGTTCCTGTACCCCATTTAAAGGGGATGGATGTTGACAAAGCAATTCAACTATTAAAAGACCAGGGATTCGACTATAAAATTGATTCGGTTTATGTACTTGATAAACCGCCGGGCGCAGTAATTGAACAGGATCCCGATCCCGGAACTAACGTTAAAGAAAACAGAACCATATACCTTACCGTTGTTACCCGGCTTGCACCACCTGTTGCCATGCCCGACCTGACCCCCTATACTTACCGCGAAGCGGTTGCCACACTTGCCAATTACGGCCTGAAGGTTGGAGATACTACTTACAAATCGGACATTGCCCGCGACCGTGTACTCGAAATGCGTTTTGCAGGACAGCCGCTGCTGCCGAATTCAAAAATACCCAAAGGATCGCGAATCGACCTGGTTTTAGGAAACGGCGCCGGCGCCAGCCAGGTAGATATCCCTGAATTGGTTAACCTTGCACTTGATGAGGGAAAATTCGCAATCAGGCACAGCGGTCTTACCCTGGGCACTATTACTTACCAGGGGCCGATCACTGATTCGGCTAATTTGGTTATTGTTGCACAATCACCCATGAAAACCGATTCAATATCCAAAACGGCTAATGGTACCCCGGTAAACCTGACTGTTACCCAAGGTAAAAAATCAGATGCACAGCCCAATTGA
- a CDS encoding rhodanese-like domain-containing protein has product MHSPIEANELLHRMNAGESLNLLDVRGVIEFHTYNIGGNNIPLPVLAKTADSTGYNKKDEIIVICKVGLRSETASRILKDAGFENVRNLTGGLIALQKLK; this is encoded by the coding sequence ATGCACAGCCCAATTGAAGCAAATGAACTTTTACACCGGATGAATGCAGGTGAAAGCTTAAATTTGCTTGACGTTCGCGGGGTAATTGAATTTCACACCTATAACATTGGTGGTAACAACATCCCTTTACCTGTATTAGCAAAAACCGCTGATAGCACTGGTTATAACAAAAAGGATGAAATAATAGTTATATGTAAAGTAGGTTTAAGAAGTGAAACCGCATCCCGTATATTAAAAGACGCGGGCTTTGAAAACGTAAGAAACTTAACAGGGGGGCTTATCGCCCTTCAAAAATTAAAATAA
- a CDS encoding DUF4249 domain-containing protein — protein sequence MKKITSGCCLLVLFLFCCKKPYNPPVITSASSYLVVEGVINSGNDSTIIKLSKTVNLNAQVTLNPLPGATVTVESDQSVSWGLTGDNNGNYVAPGLNLPATGKYRLSIKTADGRQYLSDFIIVKPTPPIDSIGYTVKNKGIELYVNSHDPANNTHYYRWDYNETWLFHSKYESHFMVDPSTNNIVPRPSDKGVYYCYANDASSNILLNSTAKLSKDEVYQSPLTTIPFSSEKLEVTYSVLVRQYALTGDAYQFYLNIQKNTEQLGSIFDAQPSQLQGNIHNVADAAEPVIGYISITNVQSKRIFLTSAIVPINTTTNYPYDCEQDTALYRNKQGYNDVQNILINQPVTDLPTRALFTPTGVIYGFLYSTPDCTDCTLRGTTKAPSFWR from the coding sequence ATGAAGAAAATTACAAGTGGCTGCTGTTTGCTGGTTCTGTTCTTATTTTGCTGCAAAAAGCCTTATAATCCCCCAGTGATAACTTCGGCCAGCAGTTACCTGGTAGTTGAAGGGGTAATTAATTCCGGCAACGACTCTACTATTATCAAATTAAGTAAAACGGTCAATTTAAATGCACAGGTTACTTTAAATCCGTTGCCCGGAGCCACTGTTACGGTGGAAAGTGATCAAAGCGTTTCATGGGGCTTAACTGGTGATAATAACGGAAATTATGTTGCCCCTGGCCTAAATCTGCCGGCAACCGGTAAATACCGGCTGAGCATAAAAACGGCAGATGGGAGGCAGTATTTATCGGACTTTATCATCGTGAAACCTACACCGCCAATTGATAGTATAGGATATACGGTCAAAAATAAGGGTATTGAGCTTTATGTAAATTCGCACGACCCGGCCAACAATACCCATTATTACCGCTGGGATTATAATGAAACATGGTTGTTTCATTCCAAATATGAATCTCATTTTATGGTTGACCCTTCTACTAACAATATTGTACCCCGCCCTTCAGACAAAGGGGTTTATTATTGTTATGCGAATGACGCATCTTCCAATATTCTTCTTAATTCAACCGCTAAACTGAGCAAGGATGAAGTATATCAAAGCCCGTTAACAACTATTCCTTTCAGTTCCGAAAAACTGGAAGTTACCTATTCTGTACTTGTAAGGCAATACGCCTTAACCGGCGATGCTTATCAATTTTATCTTAACATCCAGAAAAACACGGAACAGCTGGGAAGCATTTTTGACGCTCAGCCATCGCAGCTGCAAGGCAATATCCATAATGTTGCAGATGCCGCTGAGCCTGTAATTGGTTATATATCCATTACTAATGTTCAGTCCAAAAGGATATTTTTAACCAGCGCGATTGTCCCCATAAATACCACAACAAATTACCCCTATGATTGCGAACAGGATACCGCCCTTTACCGTAACAAGCAAGGTTACAATGATGTACAAAACATTTTAATAAACCAGCCGGTTACCGATCTGCCTACCAGGGCGTTGTTTACGCCAACAGGAGTTATTTATGGTTTCTTGTACAGCACCCCTGATTGTACCGATTGTACGCTCAGGGGGACAACTAAAGCACCTTCATTTTGGCGATAG